From the genome of Pogona vitticeps strain Pit_001003342236 chromosome 10, PviZW2.1, whole genome shotgun sequence, one region includes:
- the ZNF507 gene encoding zinc finger protein 507, which translates to MEADSNITALISNFGEQEAVLISEAVINQSLESGENQKKCNPDPLIQVIQKLSKIVQSEKSQKCLLIGKKRLYPNVSPLSLESQALPETPAKTMELPALGTINIDDYYVADTPPPNKRKAVCYQCNICKSLSPTLTLLKEHIKQHGQQNEIILMCSVCNFATRSLEEFEAHVRCHPETGDKPHTVSKEQHCVSFVDAAVLGPGESFVKVGTDQGAQVQSACVTEKGRRKWYTYEQYGMYRCLICSYTCGQQRMLKTHAWKHAGEVDCSYPIFEEEDEEATLPDSAVARVPHNVDTVVLSLENNELSLCGDQTVQLHICSPEQIAYKTSPAKEPIKDEAVLSPSATPSPSGKLLEEAMSDTDLEQESSVTDSLLSSAQKIISCSPNKKGHVNVIVERLPSAEESVLQKPYSMDSDTEADKKFISEQTCVTRDESGDVYHMDKNPVELEEVIIGWSSTEKKDSEFNAARAKATDENAPPTRRRTNSESLRLHSLAAEALVTMPIRAAELARSSFRAFAEVNSLSPDAGQRQADSGYIAHSKLVTTLKTEELTSLNQNDCAFVEIQKDKPELTEGPMKMGISMSLLTVIEKLKERTDQNASDDDILKELQDNVQCQPATDASVLGSNLVEYIPNVDRPFRCRLCHYSSGNKGYIKQHLRVHRQRQPYQCPICEHIADNSKDLESHMINHCKTRMYQCKQCEESFHYKSQLRSHEREQHSLPEMYSTASSDTLITCNEVDERVGDRISVQKLYRCDICDYTSTTYVGVRNHRRIHNSDKPYRCRVCDFATTNMNSLKCHMRRHPQEHQAVQLMEQFKCSLCGYVCSHPPSLKSHMWKHASDENYNYEQVNKAINDAISQSGRFPSQLAGKTVTETSEDSSISLTDNSEGLTVSDFSNQTTIKTISSDENQNPSATTNTSCNSDKTTSLPHLGTEYCVLLFCCCICGFESTNKENLLDHMKEHEGEIINIILNKDHSAPQSVS; encoded by the exons ATGGAAGCAGACAGCAATATTACGGCACTCATCTCAAACTTTGGGGAACAGGAAGCTGTGCTGATCTCAGAAGCAGTCATAAACCAAAGTTTAGAGAGTGGtgaaaatcagaagaaatgtAATCCTGATCCATTAATCCAAGTCATCCAAAAACTGAGCAAGATTGTTCAGAGCGAAAAGTCACAGAAATGTCTTCTAATAGGGAAAAAACGGTTGTACCCCAATGTCTCTCCGCTGTCACTTGAGTCACAAGCCCTCCCAGAGACCCCAGCTAAGACGATGGAGCTGCCTGCTCTGGGCACAATAAACATTGACGATTACTATGTGGCAGACACTCCTCCCCCAAATAAGAGGAAGGCAGTTTGCTATCAGTGTaatatctgtaaatctctttcTCCCACACTTACCCTATTAAAAGAACACATAAAACAACACGGACAACAGAACGAGATAATACTGATGTGTTCAGTGTGTAATTTTGCCACTCGAAGTTTAGAAGAGTTTGAAGCGCATGTCAGGTGTCACCCAGAAACTGGTGACAAACCCCACACTGTGTCCAAGGAGCAGCACTGTGTGAGTTTTGTAGATGCCGCTGTGCTTGGGCCAGGGGAAAGTTTTGTCAAAGTAGGCACCGATCAGGGGGCACAAGTTCAGTCTGCCTGTGTGACTGAAAAGGGAAGGCGAAAATGGTATACCTATGAGCAGTATGGGATGTACCGATGCTTAATTTGTAGTTACACCTGTGGTCAGCAAAGAATGTTAAAAACACATGCCTGGAAACATGCAGGCGAAGTTGATTGCTCATATCCAATATTTGAAGAAGAAGACGAGGAAGCTACGTTGCCAGATTCTGCAGTAGCAAGAGTCCCGCACAACGTAGATACTGTTGTTCTTTCATTGGAAAATAACGAGCTGAGTCTTTGTGGTGATCAGACTGTTCAACTCCATATTTGTAGTCCAGAGCAAATAGCATATAAAACTTCACCTGCCAAAGAACCTATAAAAGACGAGGCCGTCTTAAGTCCATCAGCTACACCTTCGCCTTCAGGCAAACTGTTAGAGGAGGCAATGTCTGATACAGATCTGGAACAAGAGAGTTCAGTAACTGACAGCCTGCTTTCATCAGCCCAGAAAATCATTAGCTGCAGCCCAAATAAAAAGGGTCATGTTAACGTTATAGTGGAACGTTTACCAAGTGCTGAGGAATCTGTCTTGCAGAAGCCTTACTCGATGGACAGTGACACTGAGGCTGATAAAAAGTTCATATCAGAGCAGACTTGCGTGACACGGGATGAATCTGGGGATGTTTATCATATGGATAAAAATCCCGTTGAATTGGAAGAAGTGATCATCGGGTGGAGCAGCACAGAGAAGAAAGATAGTGAATTTAATGCTGCCAGAGCTAAAGCAACGGATGAAAACGCCCCTCCCACAAGAAGAAGAACGAATTCTGAGTCCTTAAGGCTGCACTCCCTCGCTGCTGAAGCTCTTGTTACGATGCCTATCCGAGCTGCAGAGCTTGCTCGGTCCAGCTTCCGAGCTTTTGCCGAAGTAAACTCTTTAAGTCCAGATGCTGGGCAGAGGCAAGCTGACAGTGGCTATATAGCCCATTCCAAGCTGGTGACCACACTTAAGACTGAGGAACTGACAAGCCTAAACCAGAACGACTGTGCTTTTGTGGAAATACAAAAGGACAAACCGGAGTTAACTGAAGGCCCCATGAAAATGGGCATTAGTATGTCTCTGCTTACTGTCATTGAAAAACTGAAAGAGCGGACAGACCAGAACGCTTCTGATGATGACATTCTGAAGGAGCTGCAGGACAATGTCCAATGTCAGCCTGCAACAGATGCCAGTGTGCTGGGAAGCAACCTTGTGGAATACATCCCCAATGTGGATCGCCCCTTCCGGTGTCGCTTGTGCCACTACAGCAGTGGCAACAAGGGTTATATCAAACAACACTTGCGGGTGCATCGACAGAGGCAGCCCTATCAGTGTCCCATCTGTGAGCACATAGCAGACAACAGTAAAGATTTAGAAAGCCATATGATCAACCACTGCAAAACCCGAATGTATCAATGCAAACAGTGTGAGGAATCCTTTCATTACAAG AGTCAGCTGCGAAGCCATGAGAGGGAGCAGCACAGCCTTCCGGAAATGTATTCCACAGCTTCATCAGACACACTGATCACTTGTAACGAAGTGGATGAAAGAGTTG GGGACAGGATTTCAGTCCAGAAACTTTACAGATGTGACATTTGTGATTACACGAGCACAACGTATGTTGGTGTGCGGAATCATAGGCGGATTCACAACTCCGATAAGCCATACAG aTGTCGAGTGTGCGACTTTGCCACAACTAATATGAACAGTTTGAAATGCCATATGAGGCGACACCCACAGGAACACCAGGCAGTGCAGCTGATGGAGCAGTTCAA ATGTTCCCTTTGTGGATATGTGTGTAGCCATCCTCCTTCCCTAAAATCTCATATGTGGAAACATGCAAGTGATGAAAACTATAACTATGAACAAGTGAACAAAGCTATTAATGATGCAATTTCGCAAAGTGGCAG ATTCCCAAGTCAGCTAGCTGGGAAGACAGTAACTGAAACTTCTGAAGACAGTTCCATTTCACTGACAGATAACTCGGAGGGACTGACAGTTTCAGATTTTTCTAACCAAACTACAATCAAAACCATTAGTTCTGATGAAAATCAGAATCCTTCTGCTACAACAAATACCTCTTGCAATTCTGACAAAACTACTAGCCTGCCCCACCTTGGTACTGAATACTGTGTTCTGCTCTTCTGTTGCTGTATCTGTGGATTTGAATCTACCAACAAGGAGAATTTGTTGGATCATATGAAGGAGCATGAAGGTGAAATTATAAACATTATTCTAAACAAGGACCATAGTGCCCCTCAGAGTGTAAGCTAG